One Candidatus Sulfurimonas baltica DNA segment encodes these proteins:
- the rimK gene encoding 30S ribosomal protein S6--L-glutamate ligase, whose protein sequence is MRVYILSRNKNLYSTKRLVEAAKQKGWEVRVIDYLKCSIEIAKGKLGINYLGEQLPVPDAIIPRIGASRTFYGTAMVRHFEMMDVFSVSGSLAVSRSRDKLRSLQILSKNGVDMPKTVFASNKSTAKDVIELSGGAPLILKILEGTQGVGVVLVDSEKAAKSVLDAFYGMDVNLLVQEYIEEAGGADIRVLVVGGEIVGAMKRQGAEGDFRSNLHQGGKATAHKLTRKEKSTALSAAKAMGLGVCGVDMIESSRGPLVMEVNSSPGLEGIEKSTNIDIAEKIMDYIEKNVTPKSDTKVKQKRIKKDSIGA, encoded by the coding sequence ATGAGAGTATATATATTATCTAGAAATAAAAATCTTTATTCTACAAAAAGATTGGTTGAAGCAGCCAAACAAAAAGGGTGGGAAGTTAGGGTTATAGACTACTTAAAATGCAGTATTGAAATAGCAAAAGGAAAACTGGGCATTAATTATCTGGGTGAACAGTTGCCTGTTCCGGATGCAATTATTCCAAGAATCGGAGCAAGTAGAACGTTTTATGGAACGGCTATGGTTAGACACTTTGAGATGATGGATGTTTTTAGTGTTTCAGGGAGCTTGGCTGTTTCTAGAAGCAGGGATAAGTTGAGAAGTTTGCAAATTTTGTCAAAAAACGGTGTTGATATGCCAAAAACTGTTTTTGCCTCAAATAAATCTACTGCGAAAGACGTTATTGAACTTAGCGGCGGAGCACCTTTGATATTGAAAATACTTGAGGGGACACAAGGTGTCGGGGTTGTTTTGGTTGACAGCGAAAAGGCTGCCAAATCAGTTCTTGATGCATTCTACGGAATGGATGTGAATCTACTTGTTCAAGAGTACATCGAAGAAGCAGGCGGTGCAGATATAAGAGTATTAGTTGTTGGTGGAGAAATTGTAGGAGCCATGAAACGACAGGGTGCAGAGGGTGATTTTAGGTCGAACTTGCACCAAGGTGGGAAAGCGACAGCTCATAAACTAACAAGAAAAGAAAAATCAACAGCATTATCTGCTGCAAAAGCTATGGGTCTTGGAGTTTGTGGAGTTGATATGATAGAGTCATCAAGAGGGCCTCTTGTTATGGAAGTAAACTCCTCTCCAGGTCTTGAGGGAATTGAGAAGTCAACAAATATTGACATAGCTGAAAAAATTATGGATTACATTGAAAAAAATGTCACTCCAAAAAGTGATACTAAAGTAAAACAAAAGAGAATAAAAAAAGATAGTATCGGGGCTTAG
- a CDS encoding ATP-dependent zinc protease family protein has translation MHEKIVVGKKELISIVDLELYNLDAKVDTGADSNALHCDHIFVDNQNLVHFRLLDEVHESYHGKKIIMPLYKMKHVKSSNGTIQERPSIKVTVEFFGKMYNTIISLTNRADMKYPMLIGRKFLANKFLVDVSQEYLCKQTIKEK, from the coding sequence ATGCATGAAAAAATAGTAGTAGGAAAAAAAGAGTTAATATCTATTGTAGATTTAGAACTCTACAATCTAGATGCAAAAGTTGACACCGGAGCTGACTCAAATGCTTTACATTGTGATCATATATTTGTTGATAATCAAAATTTAGTCCATTTTAGATTATTGGATGAAGTTCATGAATCATATCACGGTAAAAAAATTATTATGCCGCTATATAAGATGAAGCATGTAAAAAGTTCTAACGGAACAATACAAGAGAGACCTTCGATTAAGGTCACTGTAGAGTTTTTTGGCAAGATGTACAACACAATCATCTCATTAACAAATCGTGCTGATATGAAGTATCCAATGCTAATCGGAAGAAAGTTTTTAGCAAATAAGTTTTTAGTTGATGTCTCGCAAGAGTATCTATGCAAACAAACTATAAAGGAAAAATAA